The Verrucomicrobiota bacterium genome window below encodes:
- a CDS encoding copper chaperone Copz family protein: MKPPAKAGTNNCPECGQTGKSVETKTLKQMVQPWYLELVNKPGFFFCRSADCDVVYFHPDGDCLRKPDVRVRVGLKETEDPVPICYCFGFTEAMAVGEIRDTGKCTIAQRITAEIKAGNCACEIRNPQGSCCLGNVNAAVKKVMKVMAAKTSGALT, translated from the coding sequence ATCAAACCTCCTGCAAAGGCTGGAACGAACAACTGCCCGGAATGTGGTCAGACCGGCAAGTCCGTCGAGACCAAAACGCTGAAACAAATGGTGCAGCCATGGTATTTGGAACTCGTCAACAAACCGGGCTTTTTCTTCTGCCGCTCGGCGGATTGCGACGTGGTTTATTTCCATCCTGATGGCGACTGTTTACGCAAGCCCGATGTGCGCGTGCGGGTGGGACTCAAGGAAACCGAAGACCCCGTGCCCATCTGCTACTGCTTCGGCTTCACCGAAGCGATGGCGGTCGGGGAAATTCGCGATACGGGCAAATGCACTATCGCTCAACGCATCACCGCCGAAATCAAAGCAGGGAATTGCGCGTGTGAAATCCGCAATCCCCAAGGCTCATGCTGCTTGGGCAACGTCAATGCCGCCGTCAAAAAGGTGATGAAGGTGATGGCTGCGAAAACGTCGGGGGCACTCACCTAG
- a CDS encoding relaxase domain-containing protein — protein MRRCISYTKCENSPCSVRCVVTAKTQYNLANAREYFEEHLCVGDYYDEGQRVSGEWFGLGAQRLGLAGRIRADDFLRLCENEHPSSGETLTQRLNTTRMEGGENAANRRIFFDFTFSPPKSVSIAGFLGNDERILEAHARAVRTALKEFESFAATRIRVGGAQSDRLTGNFAAALFTHDTSRALDPHLHTHCIVFNATFDAVENRWKALQNYELLRARKFAENAYYHEFARELRSFGYRIRNLPRGDFQMEGVPEELCQRFSACLENRTDKAPPQHLYGEALN, from the coding sequence GTGCGAAGATGTATCAGCTACACTAAATGCGAGAACAGTCCGTGTAGTGTCCGTTGCGTGGTCACGGCCAAGACGCAATACAACCTGGCAAACGCGCGGGAATACTTTGAAGAACATCTCTGCGTCGGGGATTACTACGATGAAGGCCAGCGGGTGTCCGGTGAATGGTTTGGCCTCGGTGCGCAACGTCTCGGTTTAGCCGGCAGAATCCGCGCGGATGATTTTCTCCGGCTGTGCGAGAACGAGCATCCGTCTTCCGGCGAGACGCTGACTCAACGGTTGAATACGACGCGGATGGAAGGTGGCGAGAACGCGGCCAATCGCCGGATATTCTTCGACTTCACTTTCTCTCCGCCGAAGTCGGTTTCCATCGCGGGATTCCTGGGCAACGACGAACGGATTCTTGAAGCCCATGCGCGAGCCGTGCGGACGGCATTGAAAGAATTTGAGTCGTTTGCAGCGACTCGCATCCGCGTCGGTGGAGCACAGAGCGACCGGCTCACGGGCAACTTCGCCGCCGCCTTGTTCACGCACGATACGTCGCGCGCGCTCGATCCGCATTTGCACACGCACTGCATCGTATTCAACGCCACTTTTGACGCGGTTGAGAATCGCTGGAAGGCGCTGCAAAACTACGAACTGTTGCGCGCCAGAAAGTTTGCCGAGAACGCCTACTATCACGAATTCGCCCGTGAGTTGCGGAGTTTCGGCTATCGAATTCGCAACCTGCCGCGCGGCGATTTTCAAATGGAGGGTGTTCCCGAAGAACTCTGCCAACGCTTTTCTGCGTGCCTCGAAAACCGGACAGACAAAGCGCCGCCCCAACACCTATACGGTGAGGCACTCAACTGA
- a CDS encoding isoprenylcysteine carboxylmethyltransferase family protein, producing MKSATKTGLGFRNRGAIGVALLGPATVVTVISTPVIAESTWLDPAVDLLAWGVFILGLFFRIWGTLYVGARKLHTLVSEGPYSICRNPLYVGSFLVAVSAGLFLKSLIFAAALGFAMAAYVWATVPAEERQLRETLGPAYDEYCKNVPRYWPRFSLFHTPETVEVKVKGLRMELKRVLVWIWLPFLGELIAHLRVEPWWPHLFHLP from the coding sequence ATGAAATCGGCAACAAAGACAGGATTGGGTTTTCGCAACCGGGGAGCCATTGGAGTCGCGTTGCTCGGTCCGGCGACCGTCGTTACCGTCATCTCAACCCCGGTGATTGCTGAGAGCACATGGTTAGACCCTGCCGTGGACCTGTTGGCTTGGGGCGTGTTCATTCTAGGATTGTTTTTCAGGATTTGGGGCACGCTGTATGTCGGAGCGCGCAAACTCCACACCTTGGTCAGCGAAGGCCCGTATTCGATTTGCCGGAATCCGTTGTATGTGGGTTCTTTTTTGGTCGCGGTTTCAGCCGGGCTATTTCTCAAGAGCCTGATATTCGCTGCCGCGTTGGGATTCGCAATGGCCGCCTACGTCTGGGCCACCGTTCCCGCCGAAGAAAGACAACTGCGCGAAACGCTTGGGCCAGCCTACGACGAGTATTGCAAAAATGTGCCTCGCTACTGGCCGCGCTTCTCCCTGTTTCATACACCCGAAACTGTTGAGGTGAAAGTCAAAGGACTGCGTATGGAACTCAAACGGGTTCTGGTCTGGATTTGGCTTCCGTTTCTTGGCGAGCTCATCGCCCATTTGCGCGTCGAGCCGTGGTGGCCGCATTTGTTTCATCTTCCATAG
- a CDS encoding heavy metal-responsive transcriptional regulator produces the protein MQTKPPSYLIGQLAKAAAVKTDTVRFYEKSGLLPRTERTAAAYRVYDKTALKRLLFIKQAQSLGFSLDEIKRILSLRGQGTETCRCVIGIAEATLSETGQKLRELQEFHDRLKHALAAWKQSAARRRKCPAEFCDLIEGSASKVTPAQRPTLPKQPSPGLCKRFS, from the coding sequence ATGCAAACGAAACCGCCGAGCTATCTCATTGGCCAACTCGCAAAGGCTGCGGCCGTAAAGACGGACACCGTTCGCTTTTACGAAAAGTCCGGTCTGCTCCCGCGCACCGAACGCACTGCGGCGGCTTACCGGGTTTACGACAAGACGGCGCTCAAACGATTGCTCTTTATCAAGCAGGCGCAGTCGCTCGGATTCTCGCTAGACGAAATCAAGCGCATCCTCAGCCTGCGCGGACAAGGCACAGAGACGTGCCGCTGTGTCATCGGCATCGCCGAAGCCACCCTGTCTGAAACCGGACAGAAGCTGCGGGAGTTGCAGGAATTTCATGACCGGCTCAAGCACGCGCTGGCCGCCTGGAAACAAAGCGCGGCCCGCCGACGCAAATGCCCCGCCGAGTTTTGTGACCTCATCGAAGGAAGCGCCAGCAAAGTCACGCCGGCACAGCGTCCTACGCTTCCCAAGCAACCATCGCCAGGATTGTGCAAACGGTTTTCTTGA
- a CDS encoding IS5 family transposase — MKIASYQTDLTDAQWELLEILLPAAKKRGRPRTSLRAVCDAICYLAKAGCPWRLLPQTFPPWKTVYHYFHQWSRNGLLGKLNTQLRAWARKAEDKRARPTAAVLDSQTVRSNPHGGTVGYDAGKKTKGRKRFLLVDTLGLVLGAAVQPANTPERAGAMALLEPVLPHFTWLRKLWVDGGYTGADFAAWVKTQRPKLEVEVIKRSDDVSGFKVLPKRWVVERTFGWLMQHRRLVRDYEQSEASATGWIFVAMIRVMLRRLA, encoded by the coding sequence ATGAAAATCGCCTCCTACCAAACCGACCTCACCGACGCCCAATGGGAACTCCTGGAAATCCTCCTGCCCGCCGCAAAAAAGCGTGGCCGGCCCCGCACCTCGTTGCGGGCCGTTTGCGACGCCATCTGCTACCTCGCCAAGGCAGGTTGTCCGTGGCGGCTGCTCCCGCAAACCTTTCCACCGTGGAAAACGGTCTATCATTACTTCCATCAGTGGAGTCGCAATGGACTGTTGGGCAAACTCAACACCCAACTCCGCGCCTGGGCGCGCAAGGCCGAGGACAAACGCGCCCGCCCCACCGCCGCCGTGCTCGACAGCCAGACCGTACGCTCCAACCCGCACGGTGGCACGGTCGGCTACGACGCGGGCAAAAAGACCAAGGGCCGCAAACGATTCCTGTTGGTGGACACGCTGGGACTGGTGCTGGGCGCGGCCGTGCAACCGGCGAACACGCCGGAACGCGCCGGAGCGATGGCACTGCTCGAACCCGTACTGCCACACTTCACCTGGCTGCGCAAACTCTGGGTGGATGGCGGCTACACCGGAGCAGACTTCGCCGCCTGGGTCAAAACCCAGCGACCCAAACTCGAAGTCGAAGTCATCAAACGCAGCGACGACGTGAGCGGGTTCAAGGTGTTGCCCAAACGCTGGGTGGTCGAACGCACCTTCGGCTGGCTGATGCAGCACCGGCGACTGGTGCGCGACTACGAACAATCCGAAGCCAGCGCCACCGGCTGGATTTTCGTCGCCATGATCCGCGTCATGCTCCGCAGACTCGCTTGA